TCTATGCGTTTATTCGTCTTCATACGAGACAGGGTAGTCTCCTTCCGTAAAACGGTAGCCCCAATCGCGGTCACCGTCACTCTTGAATCTTCAATCTTCAATCCTAAAACCAATCCTCCGCGAAACATCAAGAAAGAATTCGGCCGACCACACCTCCAGCGCTCCGGCGTCGCGGAGAAAGGGGGCGACGTCTTTTTTCGCCATGGAAAAGTCGACCGAGCCGATTCTGTCCGAAAGAAGCCTCGTAAAAACCGCTCTTGACAGCGGTTTCCCCGCTTCGAGATGGCCGCTCTGTTCCATCCTTTTTTCGAGGTGAAACAGGTCGAGCGGCGTGTTATTTTTAACGAACCAGTAAAAATCGTACCAGTCGCGCCCTTTAACGCGGCTTTTCCACGACCTGCACAGGAGCGCATGCATTTTACCCGCGAAAAGGGAGGGCGGCGTATACAGCACAACGCTGAAGGGAACCGGCTCCAGCGCGAAACGCGATTCGACCTCGAAACCGGACGGGGGGTCGTTATCGATTTCAAATTTCAACTTCGAGAGACGGTTGGCCGGAACGTTATCGCGAATGTCCGCGGGAACCCCGACTTTAATGAAATGGACCAGCGTATTGGCCTTAACAAAAGCGGTATCGACATCGCCGGAGGCGTTTTTTTCTTTCATCGTGATTTCCACATCAAAACCGAACCCCTCGAGCTCCCGGACAATGAAAGGGAAATAATCGGCAAGATCGAACCCATCCGATCGCCTCAGCAGGGAAAAATCGAGGTCCTCCGAAAAACGGTCGAGTCCATGAAAAATCCTGAGAGCGCTTCCGCCGTAAAACGCGGCCTTTTCGAAAAACTTGCCCCTCCACAGGCCCAGAAGGGCTATTTCCTGGATAATCTGTTTGAGGGCGTATTCGTACTCCCCCCGCGTCCGCGGATTTCGGCGCGCCAGCATATCGAGGACGGCGTTCATGCCCTTCTCTTCCCGGCGATACGCGGAAGATATTTCATCGCCGCGCCCTTATACGGCGCCACGATTTTTTCAAGCGCGTCAACGTCGAGCCTCTCCACGGCTTCCTCGTCGATCCTCATATTTTCAAAGAGAAAATCCTCCACCTCCGCCTTCGAGCTTAATCCGCCGGCGAAATACAGGATATCCGCAATCGCTTTCTCGGGCGTGGCGATAAGGAAGCTCCTGCCGTCGGACATCGGTATGCTTCGAACGCCTGAAGTGAAGAGTGAGACAGGAAGATGCCGGTACGTAAATACGCCCAC
This genomic interval from Spirochaetota bacterium contains the following:
- a CDS encoding nucleotidyl transferase AbiEii/AbiGii toxin family protein — encoded protein: MNAVLDMLARRNPRTRGEYEYALKQIIQEIALLGLWRGKFFEKAAFYGGSALRIFHGLDRFSEDLDFSLLRRSDGFDLADYFPFIVRELEGFGFDVEITMKEKNASGDVDTAFVKANTLVHFIKVGVPADIRDNVPANRLSKLKFEIDNDPPSGFEVESRFALEPVPFSVVLYTPPSLFAGKMHALLCRSWKSRVKGRDWYDFYWFVKNNTPLDLFHLEKRMEQSGHLEAGKPLSRAVFTRLLSDRIGSVDFSMAKKDVAPFLRDAGALEVWSAEFFLDVSRRIGFRIED